GCGGCCTGGACCGGCAGACGTCGCGCCGCAGGAACAGCGCCAAAGCCTCGCACTaacggcgccggcaggggCCGAGTGACAACTGACGTCACAGGCACGCATCACGACTCAAAAATGGCCGGACAgcccgccggccagccgtACATATGGACACGAGGAGCCCGTGGTGCAATTggccgcgagggcctgctcCAGGCGCCATGGCACCACAGGCAGACACAGAGGTCCCGCGGCGGTCTGCCGTGAAGCCGCACACGACGCTCCGGGAACGTTTTCTTCACAAGCTGCCTCATTACACGGGGCCGTACAATGTCGGCTACATGGACATCGAGGTCCCCGCCCGGAACCCGCGACCCGTGTCCCACCTGAGGCGCAATGGCAAGCCTGTCCTCCGTCTCGACACCGTTCTCATGGGCATCTACTACCCGTGCGACCTCcacgagcacctcgaggccggcggcgacaagccgCACAGGGTCGACTggatgccgcggccgcgcatcGCAACGGCCAAGGGCTATGCCAAGTTTCTCAACATCCCGGCGGCTCCCGTCACGGCGTATCTGGCCTGCACGTCGCTCTTCACCAAGCTGCCGGCGTTTCGGAACGCCAAAATCGCAGACTACTGGCCCGAGGAAACGCTCAAGGATAGAGGGCAACATCCGCAGCAAACCGGCGAGCCAAGGGGCCGGCCCAGGTTccccgtcatcatcttcagccacggcctcggcggctcgCGGCTGTGCTACAGCTCCATCTGCGGCGAGCTCGCCAGCTTCGGCTTTGTGGTGGTCGCCATGGAACACCGTGACGGGTCGGGGGCGAGGACGTACGTGAGCCTGCCCGGCAatgtcgaggcggccgagattgagtcgtcgacggccgagaTTCACACGGGCAAcgaggccaacgacgacggcgagaaCAAACGGGTGTCGAGGCGCAAAGCCGGCCTAAACCCGTACTACGTAATGGACTACATCCTGCCCAAGGACAATGCGCAGGACACGTCGCCGCACAACCCCCGCGGCGTGGATCACACGCTGCGGTCGGCGCAGATTGAGCTGCGGCTCGAAGAGATCAAAGAGGCGTTCCACGTGCTGGGCCTCATCAAcagcgggcacggcggcgacgtcgctcGCATCAACCTGCGGCGCAAGGGAAACATCGGGTCGAGCTcgcagggcctcggcggcgtgcgtTGGGAGGACTGGGAGGACCGGATGTTCCTGACTCACGTCACGGCCATGGGCCACtcctttggcggcgcgacgacggtgcaGCTCTGCCGAAACGGCGCCCTGACGTGgcttggccagggcgtcgtcctcgacggatGGGGCCAGGGAACTCCGCCGCCGGAGGCGAGCGGCGGAACCGTCAGCAAGCCCTTGATATCCATCTCGTCGGAGGCGTTTATGCACTGGAAGGACAACTTTGAGAGCATCGTGGGCATATGCGAGGAGGCGCGTGACTCGGGAGCGCTGTGCTGGATGCTGACCATTGCCGGGTCCACGCACCTCGTCATGACCGACTTCGCCGTGTTGTACAGGCGGTGGATGACGATCCTGACCAAGTCCATGGTGCACCCCCTGCGCGCCTTCTACCTgaccgtggcggcgtcgctcgAGTTCCTCAGCCTGACGCTGCCGGTGGAGCAGACAAAGTACAACGTGTGGGtggacgagggcctgctccTGTCGGCCAAGGCCCCGGTGgagccgggcgcggcgatgcggccggAGCACGCGCCGGACCATAAGTGGGTCGCCGTCAAGCTCAAGATCCGCAACGAGCTGTGGACGCGGCTGCGCGCGTGGGCGAAGCGGTCCTGGCGACGTGTCCGGGGACGGCGCGAGcatggcgggctgctgggccaAAACGCCGAGGAGATGTGGACGCACATGAGCCCGACGGCAGAGGAGATGGCCCGGTGCACCACACCGACGTCAGTGGCCGGCAGATGAGCCGCGCGGCAAGACATGCGTGCGTAGAAGCAGATTAGATGTTTAATGATTACGACGATGACAAGGCCAAAGCACCTGCACATCCCCGGGCCTGTGGAGCCTGCCCTGTCATACGACTGTTCCGGGAGGGCAAAGTCATATACCTACCACACAGACTCTGGCTGTGTGCAAGGCGTCGCAGTCACCATGTCGTCCGCGTGGCAATCGAAATAAGGTGCCCTTCGGGCTTCGtcggcccctcctcccgtACCCGCTGGTTCCAGCAGCGTGCCTGCGGGCTTCCGACTTGGAAGCTGGGCGGACACCAAGCACGGGTCCTCCCGACCTAATCAAGGTAGTACGAGCCAAAGACGGTCCGGGAGAATCACGCCCATCGAGCGACCTGCACACGGGCCGTGCATACCATGTAGTCCTTTCCTGGGTCGACGGTACGTGGCCGGGGCCGGAGCGGAGGTCAAAGCGAACCATGCGTGCATGATGCAAATGGCCCTCGCAGACGACTTGCCTCAAGTGCATCACGCTGCAGGCGGgtgcgccggccggcgcgacgTGCAAGTGCAGCGTAGTGCAGGGTAGAGGCTaaggcgacgatggcggaaGTGTTACCGAGCCAATGCCCGCTTTGGGGCAGCTATTTTCAgcagcccacgcccacgcgcACCTCCGCCTTGGCGATGGTAGTCGTCTGGCTGGGCGGGTGGAGGGTGGGATGAGGTGGTATGGGGTGGTGGCCACGATGGAGCGTGGCATGGTGGTTGAAGGGCTCGTCCGAGTGCgtgcgccgaggcggccctgTCCCGGAGCCGCGGATTGAAAAACGAGCGAGTGAGCCAGCGTGCGAAAGCAGCCTGTTGGCGTCCTTCCACAGCCTGAgagtgcatgcatgcacccATCACGGACCACACACGGCGCTGGCCTGTGTGCCGGCACATGCAGCCACACTTCGTATTCCATGGTGCCAACGTGAAACGTGCATGCCCGGCGTCCCTATCCCAGCTGATCCGGATACTGGggtccctcgccgccaggagaggaaaaaaaataaaaattTTGTGGCggatgggggggggcacTGCGGGTTCTGGATGAAACGAGACAGCGCCGGGCGAGTGTTGATGGACGGCGTCAGTTCATGTGTCAGGTCGGCCTCCGGACGAGTCCTCAGCGGCTGGGCCCGTGGGGACGACACGAACCCGACACGGAGGGGGTCGTCAAGCACGTCAGGACCTGCCGACCTGGTgacaggaggcggcggtgccgtgcGGCGCGGCTCGCTTGAGACTGGCGGgcgcaaggggggggggggggggggctctgAATGATTGATTGATCGATTGATGGACCATGACCGAGCCCggaggtgacggcggcacgTCGCGAAGCGACCAGCTGGcactgctggcgccgctggcacCGCAGGCCCCGCGGCGTGACATCGTTTGAATTCTATTCGTCGCGGCCTGGCCCGACCAACACTCGTATTGGCTGTCCGCGATGTGCCCGAGTCTCCAACGAAGCAGTCGTCGCACGGCCAGCGCGTACAAATACATACACCGGTGCTTTGTATGCCCTGACGATCCATGATTGTCGTGGCCGGCTGGGCCCCGGCTGCTGCGCAGAGCAGCGCCGCATCAACCGAAATAGTCGTTGTTCCAGGGTTCCAGGTTCCTTCTATTGGATCCATCCCGCCAAGCCTGCCAGGAGGGCGCGACAACGACCCGCCCCACACCTTCTGAACCACCCCCACCACCGCTAGCGCTGGGTGGTTCCGAGCGCCACCTGCTcccgggcgtgggcgggcggctccaGGTGCCCATTGTGTAAGCCGTGGTAGGCGTGCGGTctgcggcctggccgccgatCCGCTAAAGCAGCCCACCTCAACCCATCGTCAGCTGCAACTGGACGGTCTTGACAGTGCCCTGCCCGTCAACGACAGAGGGCCCGCGAGCCTGAGGTGAGAGCCAGCCCGggctcgagccgccgccacccccgctggcagcagctgcccgcccgcctgcccgcccacctcagTCGGTCTGAGTTGGAGCGAGTCGCAGGACAAGACAAACGTCGAATCCATTCAAATCATCACGGGCCGCCATTGCTCCCTTTCCTTGGCCCCGACTCGAACACACCCCCCAACCGTTCGTTGCCGCACCGTCCGTCCtccgtactccgtacctctGTTTTCCTTCCtcatttttttttctttccaACATTTGCGGCATTTCGTTCGTCCAGCGTCCCACCCCCGTGCCTGCCCTCGATCCACGGCCCTGCCGCACCCGCTCGTCCAGCCATCCCTGCCCGACCTCTCACAAGGTGTGCTGCGGCTTCACCTCTTGTCAAACCTGCTTCATGGCCGTCAAGGATTCTGGCACAGACGCCCGCCGACACTGACCCGACGGCTATCTGCATCGTCAAGCCACGTCGCACTCCTGTTCCGGCGCAGGACGCTCGGTGCAACTTTCTTCTCACTGCCGAAGCCGTCCACGTAGTATCCGCCGGCCGGGCGTTCCTCCTTCCAACAAAGGGGCCGCCCCCCCGAAGCCTCGTGAGATCCCACCGGCTGCGACGTCGTCGCACCACCAATACGCTCGCTCCACAACGCAGGTGCCATCCTGCTCCGGGACGATGACCAtgcccgaggccaaggcaCGCCCCGCCCGTGCCAACAGCTTCCACCGCATGCTGGAACTCGAGAAGCAGTACATGGTGAGTGAGTTGAGCGCGTTCCTGACCGGGCCCCTTCGTATTGACAAATGTTCGTGCCTAGCTTGAGCGACTTCAGACGAGCAAGCCTCCGCTCGACCCGCAGTCCCCGGCCAGCCATGTGTCCCCGGTCCGCTCCAGCAtccaagctcgccgcgccgaggtgcgcccgccgccgacgtctgAGCCTCGACGGGGACCTCGCCCCTTGGTTATCAACACGGCGGCCCCCAAGAAAACCGTGCCTGCACCCCGCGAGCCtgttgtcgacgacgcccctgCAGCCGTCGCCTCCCCCGTCGACAAGCCCGGCCCAAAGGTTGTCGCTTTTGCGTTCCCCCCCAAGGAGATGGCCAAGGACACGAGCAAGGACATGGACCGTCGGTCCATCTGCGTCTCCCCCAGCTGGGAGTCGCagtcccgccgccgggaggaaaagaagatgatggaaaagaagaagcgcgaggAAAAGGACCGCGAGAAGGAGGAAGCCAAGACGGCCCGCACCCGGAGAGGACGGCTCagcaagctgccgccgctgggccaCCGCGAGCCCAAGCCACCGGCCCCGAGTCAGACCGCACCCAGGGAGCCGCTGTCGGTGCCCTCGTCCAAGAGCACGCCGACGCTCCCGTCCCTGATACCCGTGTCGAAACCCCAGGAGCCGGATCGCGGACGCAAGGAACATCGCAACTCCTTTTTCGGCAAGGATGAACAACAACAGCCCAGGAAGACACGCAGCCGCTCGAGCTCGTTTGCCTCGCTCTTCCGTTCCCCGTTtgagcggcgccgctcctcgGTTGACCACTCCTCGGAACCCGAGTTCATTGGCGGCATcaagctcgagctcgagcgccacctcgacggcgagcgggcggccatggcgcaggcgggggccgacgagggcgaaaTCCATCCAGCCCTGCGTGATAACAAGCCCGCCCtcaagtcgccgccgcctgagGGCAAGGACCCGAACCGACGACACTACCCGCCCATCACGCGCCACGGCAAGGCGCAAAACGCCCGGGCCCTCGTCTCGCCGACCGCCCCGGCCGTGCCCGACGTGCCCAAGGCCGACAAGTGGAGGGTCCGCATGGGACTCAAGCCCAAGGCCGAAGAGCAaccggccccggccgcctctcAGGAGAGCAAAGACGCGAAACCTGCCGCCCCGGTGGTCTCGCAGGCCACCGCCAACCCGGccgcggtgacggcgcctgccgccggccgaaCCGAGGAACAAGACATCAGTAACAATGAGTCCATCCCCAGCGTCGAGTCGCACGGGTACcggacggcaccgtcgtccccgtcgcCCCCTCACCGAAGCCCGAAACGGTCGCAGCAGAGCTTCTCCGACGGAGAGGGGAAGCCGCCCAagacgcccgtcgccgaggtcaaggccgagacCCTCTCCACGCTGTCGGTGACGCCCAAGGCCAGCGAGTTgtcgcggcccgcgccgcccggtaCGCCGATGCAGGGCacggagccgtcgtcggacccggccgccgaccagCAAGCGGCGAAGCGGCCGAGCTCATCCGAAGACTCGTGCTCCGAGGAGTATcactcgccgtcgccgccgagcacgccgGCCACGTCTCGGCCGCAGTCGGAAAGGGGGGTGTCGGCCGACAGGAGCAAGGCGCTGACGCAAcggacgagcgccgccgtggacgaggacatTTACGAGAtccaggccgcggccgacagggtgctcgccgacttcgACAAGCCGTCTCCTGAGCGCCTCTCGTTTGAGAAgcagcgcagcagcttcgAGACGATGCCCGAGCCGAGGTCACAGCCCGGGCGCCTCAAGGACAGAGCCTCGCTCCCCTCCGTAAACCGCATGTCGGTCCCTGCGCGCAAGGCCATCGCAGCGCGAGAGCACTCGCAGTCGccccggcccgcggcggcgtcgtacCTGCAGGAGGCGCGCAAGCTCGTGCCCATcgccccgccgacgcgggcggggaAGCAACGTCTggggccgcccgcgtccttTATCCTGCCCGGCGacctgccgtcgccgtcggtgcgCTCCGAGGCGTCGCGGTCGTGCGAGAccatgttgacgacgacaacgcggTCGCTCGCGCGGCACTCGACGGCGAGTCTGCTCCCGGGCATGGACCGAGAGCCAGTGGCCAAATTCTTCGTCGAGTGCTGCGGGTGCAAGTACTACCACGACATGCCGAGCAACCTCtacgaggccatggcggaccCGGGGGCGATGCTGGCGCAGCGAGACACGATGGGGTACGTGGGGTCGATTTCTGTACAGGTCAAGTGCCCGTGGTGCAGGCACGAGATGAGCACAAAGTGCTGCGCGGggttggcggccatggtgtaCGTGACGGAGCGGTTACACTGATCGCCGCGTCACGGTGTGTgttgttgggcggcggcggggatcATTTTCGGTAGATAATGGAGGAGGTGCATGTCACGACGTGTATGAACGTTTTTCGCCCATTGGGGAGTCAGGATATCAGTGTATTATGTGCTATAGCTAACCGAGAAAAGTTTCTCCTTCGCCCCCATGCCGGCGGTCTACATGGGCCAGAATCGCCGGGCCTGGCGCCCCTGAAATCGCTcctggaggcggccgagttGCCGAGCCAGACGCTCGTTTTCCCTGAGAGCCTCCCGGATGAGCCGCTCTGTCGATGCAATCTCTCGGGCTGTGTCGTCACGCTCAGCGCGCAGGCGCTCCGCCTGGCACTGGAAGCTGGCCAGCTGGCGTTGCAATTCGGCAGTCTCGGTAGACATGGCTGCGGGCACGGAGACACACGGCcaatggcgtcgtcgagagaTGTGCGAAAGTCGATGAGCGCGACGGCCACTGACCCTGGTCGACCAATTGGCGCTTGACGTTCCCGATCGCCGATCGCAACTGGCGGTTCTGTTCGCAAAGGCGGGACAGGCGGTCCGTTACTTGCAGTACGTCTACTCGGAGGTCAGGAACAGCCCTTGGCAGGGTGACACACTCTCTCTGCTTCaccgacggcagcgaggagCCGCTCTTGGCTGGACGGCCTGGGACATGAAGAGAgccaaaaagaaaaaaatatgaaggaaaagaaaagacGTCGCTCGCAATGCCCACGAGAGCGACCCTTGTCGGCAGCTGGCGTCTAcccgaggcgctgctgggcgtcCTCGATCCGCGCTCGCAGTTGTTGATTTTGTTGCCGGATGTTGGAGaggcggacggcgaggtccAGCATGCGCTCGTTGAGCTTGCGGGTGGCCTTGTTGAGAGCCTTGACTTGTTTCTCTGCCTCCTTGACGGCAGAGCGGAGCTCTCGGTCGCCCATGTGTGCGTCGAGGGGGGCGTAGAAAACGACAAGGGGATGTGCTGTTTGCAAGGGTGGTTGGGGTCCGGTAATGATGAAGGTCGTTGTTGATCTCGCCGAGGCACACTGCTTGACTCTACTTTTCTGGTCAATCGCGGCATGAGACCTCTGGTATTCAAGGGCGAGGGCAGAGAACAGTGGAAAGAGGTGAAGGGACCCCTGGGTCTACGGACTGGGCTGCTCGGTAACGGATGAGGAGGCAGCGGTTCGGCTCAGTAGaatcgccgcggccgccgcccttcgagctgctgctggagacgAGCCAATTGTTGTGTCAGGCGCCGATTCATATTGTAGAGATACTCAAACTCTGCCCTGGCAGATTCGTAGCGCCTCTGGgcctccgcggcggccgcctcagCCTCTGGGATTTCCATTTCATACTCGAGGAGGGTttcgagaagctgctcgcGGCTGCTACTAGTGTGGGGCATGGCTGTAATAAAGGGAAGTCGGCAGATGAACAAAGTGAAGGTGTGTGTATCTAGCGCTGGTTTGCCTGGCGTTGCAGGGTGCTGATCCTCGCGTCGAGGGCTTGGTTTTGGCGCACGAGACGCTCGCTGCGTCTTTCGAAGTCTTGCGCGAGCATGTCCCAGTGTCCCGCGTCCCGTTGCAGGCGCTCGAGCTCTctgcgcaggcgctcgacgcgggcagcgaggtcgTCGTGAGGCATGGAGTCTTGGGCTGGGTCCTTGCGGAGCTAGGAAGGGGGCAGGAGATCTCGTGGGCTGTCGTGCTCGAGGATGTGGGAATGGTTGGCACCGTTCACTTGGGCTTACCTGGCGATGGTTGAAAACTTGCGTGAGTTCGTTGTGGGCAAAGGCGCCAAGGCGGAAAGACGATGCTGCGCTGAAAAGTCGTGGGAAGGCGTTGTAGGCACTGTTGCGTGTGAGGATTCCGCAGAGAAAGAATCGCCTTCTCGAGCCCGACGGGCGCCCATTTTATACTCGTTCATGGTTTCAGTGTGATtcatggacggcgaggttCGTAATcgtgatgctgatgctgcgcCGGCGTGAGTGAACAATGGTAGGCAAGGGCGTGATTCGGGCCTCACAATACGCTCGACGTGGACAGAGTGAGTGACTGGAGGAGACCGTGGACGAGGACACGCGCACCGGCCACGGCAGCATGTTTGATGGATGCGATGGAAGGCTGCGTGGCAGgcagaccagaccagaccagaccaggtGACAATGAGTTGATGCGTGCGCCAGGTGCAGCTACTCCGAGAGCAGGCAAGCCCGCGTTTTTGGTGGGCTGCGGCGAACGTCTTCCCCACGCTGCGGCCTGCGCTTGGCGGCGAATCAACTTAGACCTTTAATCACCCCAACCGCTGGTCGCTGcccaccgcctcgccgcccgcttccatctcgagtcgagtcgagccGAGCTCACACGTCACGaatgccgttgctgctgcgtccGGCGGCCACTCCCCCCTTATGCCCGAGACGCGGCGCCAGAGTGACAATGCCCTGaaagcggcggccgcccgccgccacggctcCAAGGGTAGGTAGTAGGCGTCTTGTCTGTTTGAATTGATTGAGACCGttgagagtgagagagagagcgagagcgagagaggggcacgcacgcacgcacgcacgcacgcacgctgaCACTTTTTGCCCGCCCAACGCCCAggctgcagcacctgcacCAAGCGTCGCATCCGCTGCGACCTCACCCAGCCGACGTGCAAGAAATGCGAGAAGAAGGGCCTGACGTGCCCGGGCTACGGGCCCCGGCTGCGCTGGGCCGGCGGAGTCGCTGTCcgcggcaagctcaagggccaGAACGTGCCTCTGCCgggcctcgccagccgcTCGCCGGAGCCAGACTCTGACGAGACGGAAGGCAGCTCGGCCAGGCGAGgctcggccccggcggcggcggcatcgtcgtcgtcggcgggcgccccAGCCGCGTCGGGGGCAGCGAcacccgcggccgccacggcgccgcccacgtcggcgGGCCCCGGCCAGACGGTCATTGTGAGCCCCGCCAGCCTCGACAACACGCTGCGCAAGTCGGCCCGCGAGTTCATCGAGTACTACGACAAGAACATCGCCGGGCTCATGGTGTGGTTCGACTCGGCCAACAACGACTACCGCAGCCGCGTCCTGCCCCGCGCGGCCAACACGCCcggcctccgcctcgccgtcgccgccatctccgcccACCACGGGGGCCTCACCTTTGACCACGAGACGCCCCGCttctccgaggccgcccgaGACGCCTGTCTCAACCTCATCCAGGAGCACGTCAAGGACATGACGGGCCGGCTGACGGGCGGCTTCGAGCTCACCTCGCAGTCCGAcattgccgacgccgagtgGATGCTGGCCGCCATCCTCATGATTTCCACGTACGAAATGGCAAACGCCCagaccggcgccgccgagagccaccgcatggccgcccgcaccaTTGCAAACGTCTTTGGCCACAACACCCAATGCTGCACGCGCGTCTTTGACTTTTTGCGCAACCAGCTGGCCGTCTTCGACGTCATggccacgtcgacgtcgttTGACCTGTCCGACGTGGAGAACACGgtgctcccgccgccgagcatggcCGACGGCCTGTTCGCACGGTACCTGACCCTCGTCCACCAGGTGACGCTCGTTTCCCGCCGGCGCATgtacgccgtcggcgacgcctcgaccttggccgccgagttgacgccctcggccatcCGCTCGCAGTTTGagcaggcccgcggcgcgacgctcCTGGCCGCGGGTCGCCTGCAGATGCAGCCGTCGGCGGTCGACAGCCGCGACTTCATCCGGCTGGTCGACATCTACCACCACGCGGGTGTCATCTACGCCTACCGctgcctcgacctcgtcgccacggaGCACATTGACCGCGAGGCGTCCATGGTCAAGTTGTTTGAGCAATTTGCCGCCTTGGAAGACGCTACGCTGTGCGCGCAGAacctgccctggccggccttTGTCGCCGGCACCGAGTGCCACGGCGACCCGCGCCGGCAGGAGACTATCGCTACGCTATTCGAGACCATCACCGATGCCACCAGCTTCAGCCACTTCCGCGACGTGCTCAAGTTTCTCCGCATCTTTTGGGAGAGCGAGCACACCGACTGGCAGCCTCTCGGCCGGGACCTGCAGCAAAACGGATTCCGCATCCTCCCGCTGTGAACGGACACGATGCACCCCCCGCCACCCTCCGGGCCTACTTCTGCACCGTCTCGCCATCGTTGATGCCAAAGATGACCTTCATGGGGTCCTGATACTTGTAGAAGCCGAGTGCGGGCTGGCACATGCCGTagcccagcagccgcagcacctGGGGCGAGAAGCCGCGCTCCTTGGCCACCTCGGGCGGAATTTCGAGGTACGAATTCTCCTCCTGCCGGAGCGTGCCCTTGCATAGGAACACGCCGATCGTCTCACGCGCCTCGTCTCTGCTCTGGTCAGCGCTGGGTGGAAGTGGAAACGGCAAAGCAGCAAAGGGCCCCGCTCACTTGGTCACGTTGGCGCCCCCCGCGTGGTAGACGTTTCCTAcgaagatggcggcgtcgccgacgccgagttCCGCCGGCATTGCTTCGTGGTCGTGGGGGCACCGGTCCGGACCCCACTTGTGGCTCTTGGGGATGACAATGGTCGCGCCGTTCTCCTTGGTCGTCTTGGTCAGGGCGGTGACGCAGCCCAGCATGACGGGGAAGTCGCAGTTGCGCGTGTGGtagtcggcgtcgtcgcggtgtagggcctgctgcttgccgccGGGCTCGACGCGGAAGCCCACGATGCTCGCGATCTGCGGCTTGCCCACGACCGAGAGGCGCTTCTGGCCCTCCCAGTATGTGTAGTGCGAGCTGAGCAGCGCGTTGGCTgtgtcgaggaagagggggtTGACGAGATGCTCGGCGGTCGCGTCCGAGTATCGGAGCACCCCGTGGGCGCGCTTGGTCGTCGAGGGGAAGAAGCCCGACTCGTCGACCCTGTCGCTGTCGAAGCTAGGCTTGAGGTCCGCCCGCATGCGTCGGCAGAGGTCCTCGGATGCCAGGTTGCgcacgatgacggcgccgtcgcgctcgagTATGGAGAGGAGCagctcgggcgtcgtcgaggcgtcgtcggcgtcgacgcgggtCAGTGACGTGCCGGCCTCGGTGGGAAAGTCCATGATACGAAGCTACGTCTGCGATGCGGTCATGTCTGTTTATTGAGCACCACGGTTGTGGCAGAGAGCTGGCGATTTATATATTTGTTTTCACAACGCGCCCCTTTGGCCCCGTCCCGTCGGTTCTGCCCGGTCTCcgcgcgctgccgcaccGCCAAGTGTTGCGACTGGTTTGCCTCGTAAGGGAGCAATCGTGAGAATCGACAGGGAGGGCGGTCGCACGGGGCGCCCTCCGTGCGACCGCTCTCCGTGCATCGGCCACGGTGCGCTCCGCGAACCGCTCgcagcacctcctcgcctAATAAACAAACCGTCGTGCCCCGGACCCGGAGCCGATGGGACCGGGCGCCGGCAAAATGGTCATTGGCAGCGGCGTGGTGTTTTTGTCGGCAGTCTCGTCTCAAGGCCTGAAGCGGGCATCGCCCCATTCTCGCAGAGGCTTCTCGCCACAGTGACCCGTTGGGGACTAGCAGAGGCGTCCATGTGGACCAGACCTGTGGCGGCGATGTCAGTTTGACGTGGGCGCTGGAGCGTTGGAgtgggctggcggcgcatcgtGGGCCAACGGCCGCGTCAGGCTCTTGGGAACCATTAGGCATCCTCTTGACCCACAAGCAACGCAAGTTGTAACACAAAGGCACTTTGGCCGAGTGGTCTAAGGCGCCGTGTTCAGGTTCTCGCTTCGGTCTTCCGAGCTCCCTATTCGCGGTCTAGTAATAGGCGAGGGTTCGAATCCCTCAGGTGTCAAACTTTTTGCCGGTGCGCACCATGCGTGGTGAAGCCGTGCACCGATTTTTTTTTATGCGCGCGACGAACCAGGCACGCATCAGTCGATGTGCTGGGTCTTGGTTTGGCGATTGTGCAAAATGAGAGTTGCGGTGAGCCGCAGTGGGGGGGAAAGTGAACCATGAATTGACGGGTCATGTATGGCAGCAGCATGCTCAGACAGAACCATAAATGTTCAGTCAATGCAGTTGCTGACATCTTGTGCTAATAATCGGTCAATGAATGCGCTTTGCACCCAGAAACTGGCACTGATGCACGTTGGTAGCCGGCGCATGAATGAGACTTGGCGTGCGACCTCACGTGGCGCTGTGAGGTTGTCGCAGAACCAGTCGACGTCCGCGCAAGGCAAGTGGGGAAGCCTGCTCG
This region of Purpureocillium takamizusanense chromosome 9, complete sequence genomic DNA includes:
- a CDS encoding 1-alkyl-2-acetylglycerophosphocholine esterase (TransMembrane:1 (o449-468i)~EggNog:ENOG503NYIQ~COG:I) is translated as MDTRSPWCNWPRGPAPGAMAPQADTEVPRRSAVKPHTTLRERFLHKLPHYTGPYNVGYMDIEVPARNPRPVSHLRRNGKPVLRLDTVLMGIYYPCDLHEHLEAGGDKPHRVDWMPRPRIATAKGYAKFLNIPAAPVTAYLACTSLFTKLPAFRNAKIADYWPEETLKDRGQHPQQTGEPRGRPRFPVIIFSHGLGGSRLCYSSICGELASFGFVVVAMEHRDGSGARTYVSLPGNVEAAEIESSTAEIHTGNEANDDGENKRVSRRKAGLNPYYVMDYILPKDNAQDTSPHNPRGVDHTLRSAQIELRLEEIKEAFHVLGLINSGHGGDVARINLRRKGNIGSSSQGLGGVRWEDWEDRMFLTHVTAMGHSFGGATTVQLCRNGALTWLGQGVVLDGWGQGTPPPEASGGTVSKPLISISSEAFMHWKDNFESIVGICEEARDSGALCWMLTIAGSTHLVMTDFAVLYRRWMTILTKSMVHPLRAFYLTVAASLEFLSLTLPVEQTKYNVWVDEGLLLSAKAPVEPGAAMRPEHAPDHKWVAVKLKIRNELWTRLRAWAKRSWRRVRGRREHGGLLGQNAEEMWTHMSPTAEEMARCTTPTSVAGR
- a CDS encoding uncharacterized protein (EggNog:ENOG503P5Q3); translated protein: MPEAKARPARANSFHRMLELEKQYMLERLQTSKPPLDPQSPASHVSPVRSSIQARRAEVRPPPTSEPRRGPRPLVINTAAPKKTVPAPREPVVDDAPAAVASPVDKPGPKVVAFAFPPKEMAKDTSKDMDRRSICVSPSWESQSRRREEKKMMEKKKREEKDREKEEAKTARTRRGRLSKLPPLGHREPKPPAPSQTAPREPLSVPSSKSTPTLPSLIPVSKPQEPDRGRKEHRNSFFGKDEQQQPRKTRSRSSSFASLFRSPFERRRSSVDHSSEPEFIGGIKLELERHLDGERAAMAQAGADEGEIHPALRDNKPALKSPPPEGKDPNRRHYPPITRHGKAQNARALVSPTAPAVPDVPKADKWRVRMGLKPKAEEQPAPAASQESKDAKPAAPVVSQATANPAAVTAPAAGRTEEQDISNNESIPSVESHGYRTAPSSPSPPHRSPKRSQQSFSDGEGKPPKTPVAEVKAETLSTLSVTPKASELSRPAPPGTPMQGTEPSSDPAADQQAAKRPSSSEDSCSEEYHSPSPPSTPATSRPQSERGVSADRSKALTQRTSAAVDEDIYEIQAAADRVLADFDKPSPERLSFEKQRSSFETMPEPRSQPGRLKDRASLPSVNRMSVPARKAIAAREHSQSPRPAAASYLQEARKLVPIAPPTRAGKQRLGPPASFILPGDLPSPSVRSEASRSCETMLTTTTRSLARHSTASLLPGMDREPVAKFFVECCGCKYYHDMPSNLYEAMADPGAMLAQRDTMGYVGSISVQVKCPWCRHEMSTKCCAGLAAMVYVTERLH
- a CDS encoding uncharacterized protein (COG:S~EggNog:ENOG503P52Z), which gives rise to MPETRRQSDNALKAAAARRHGSKGCSTCTKRRIRCDLTQPTCKKCEKKGLTCPGYGPRLRWAGGVAVRGKLKGQNVPLPGLASRSPEPDSDETEGSSARRGSAPAAAASSSSAGAPAASGAATPAAATAPPTSAGPGQTVIVSPASLDNTLRKSAREFIEYYDKNIAGLMVWFDSANNDYRSRVLPRAANTPGLRLAVAAISAHHGGLTFDHETPRFSEAARDACLNLIQEHVKDMTGRLTGGFELTSQSDIADAEWMLAAILMISTYEMANAQTGAAESHRMAARTIANVFGHNTQCCTRVFDFLRNQLAVFDVMATSTSFDLSDVENTVLPPPSMADGLFARYLTLVHQVTLVSRRRMYAVGDASTLAAELTPSAIRSQFEQARGATLLAAGRLQMQPSAVDSRDFIRLVDIYHHAGVIYAYRCLDLVATEHIDREASMVKLFEQFAALEDATLCAQNLPWPAFVAGTECHGDPRRQETIATLFETITDATSFSHFRDVLKFLRIFWESEHTDWQPLGRDLQQNGFRILPL
- a CDS encoding uncharacterized protein (EggNog:ENOG503Q448~COG:Q), yielding MDFPTEAGTSLTRVDADDASTTPELLLSILERDGAVIVRNLASEDLCRRMRADLKPSFDSDRVDESGFFPSTTKRAHGVLRYSDATAEHLVNPLFLDTANALLSSHYTYWEGQKRLSVVGKPQIASIVGFRVEPGGKQQALHRDDADYHTRNCDFPVMLGCVTALTKTTKENGATIVIPKSHKWGPDRCPHDHEAMPAELGVGDAAIFVGNVYHAGGANVTKDEARETIGVFLCKGTLRQEENSYLEIPPEVAKERGFSPQVLRLLGYGMCQPALGFYKYQDPMKVIFGINDGETVQK